The following are encoded together in the Pedobacter sp. D749 genome:
- a CDS encoding JAB domain-containing protein, with protein MQPTKNQIALAELKFSYVALNRPLDVSKAETSFNLLKQLRSRQLSKDKVEWYIMFVNENYQVFSWYELTKQKQSPNYVKQIVGLAIACNAYGVLILNYCDIIRVNANELDERFLKSCFNTCEELKIEIIDYMICSPQSYLSLRESYKD; from the coding sequence ATGCAACCAACGAAAAATCAAATTGCTTTAGCTGAATTGAAGTTCAGTTACGTAGCACTTAACCGACCCTTAGATGTGAGTAAAGCAGAAACCTCTTTTAACCTTTTAAAACAATTGCGGAGCAGGCAATTATCTAAAGATAAGGTAGAATGGTACATTATGTTTGTAAACGAAAATTATCAGGTTTTTTCGTGGTACGAACTCACCAAGCAAAAGCAAAGCCCTAATTATGTAAAGCAAATTGTAGGTTTAGCTATAGCCTGCAATGCTTATGGGGTACTGATTTTAAATTATTGCGATATTATCCGTGTTAACGCAAACGAGCTTGATGAGCGTTTTTTAAAAAGTTGTTTCAATACCTGCGAAGAACTTAAGATCGAAATTATTGATTATATGATTTGTAGCCCGCAATCTTATTTGAGTTTACGCGAAAGTTATAAGGATTAA